One genomic window of Arachis stenosperma cultivar V10309 chromosome 10, arast.V10309.gnm1.PFL2, whole genome shotgun sequence includes the following:
- the LOC130957594 gene encoding uncharacterized protein LOC130957594 yields MLVTLEWLEEFSDTRLPGGPRGLSDHCSVVIEAARVGRGPRPFRSLDSWFTHEGFLRMVKEEWRSLGEVRFLDKLKAMTIPLGRWHRENFGSMDMKIKKFEEEIKKVDDMVSNGVHDGTLEARRKALVSSCKRWRNNRIDALMIHGRVLSNQARIKVAIRDFYKDLYQQEVSPNVGFRNGLVMQIDVEEATELELMPSVEEIKETVWDCESTQAPERDRYNMNFIKKCWEEVGQEFTGAVLDFFQSSRLPRDSNITWVALAPKFVGAKEIKDLRPISMVGCVYKVISKKMGFGHIWKGWIKECLCSASMSVMINGSPTKPFKMERGLRQGDPLSPFLFVLVLDVLHRMIREAVRNGRIYPLLVGRDNIELSHLQFADDTILFCPTEEETIRNYKRLLRCFELMSGLSINFEKASFIPVNSDRHWARKMCQLLGCKAESLPVRYLGISLGANMRLVKTWKPVIDKVEDKLSLWKAKTLNKAGKLVLIKSVLNSLPIYYLSLYKMPKTVAEKLISLQRRFLWSKENGRNGIPLVKWEVVMAPKKAGGLGIGDAVIRNTALLFKWWWRFSKEDYPLWKKVVCSCNNLNPNEMLCGQTIPTRGFLEGYLPVTNQ; encoded by the exons ATGTTGGTTACTTTGGAATGGCTAGAAGAGTTTTCTGATACAAGGCTACCAGGTGGTCCAAGAGGGTTATCGGATCATTGCTCAGTGGTGATAGAAGCTGCAAGGGTCGGAAGGGGGCCGAGACCTTTTCGAAGTCTTGATTCATGGTTCACTCATGAAGGATTCTTGAGGATGGTGAAGGAGGAGTGGAGAAGCCTAGGTGAGGTGCGGTTCTTGGACAAGTTAAAGGCCATGACGATTCCTTTGGGCAGATGGCATAGAGAGAATTTTGGGTCTATGGACATGAAGATTAAAAAGTTTGAGGAGGAGATCAAGAAAGTAGACGATATGGTCAGTAATGGAGTGCATGATGGAACCTtggaagcaagaaggaaggcaCTGGTCAGCTCTTGTAAGAGGTG GAGGAACAACCGGATTGATGCTTTAATGATTCATGGAAGAGTATTGAGCAATCAAGCCAGGATTAAGGTGGCTATAAGAGATTTCTACAAGGACTTGTACCAACAGGAGGTGTCACCTAACGTAGGCTTTCGGAATGGGTTAGTAATGCAGATAGATGTAGAAGAGGCAACAGAACTGGAGTTGATGCCATCTGTTGAAGAGATAAAGGAGACAGTATGGGATTGCGAGTCAACACAAGCACCAGAAAGAGACAGATATAATATGAATTTCATCAAGAAGTGTTGGGAAGAAGTTGGGCAGGAGTTTACTGGAGCAGTCTTGGATTTTTTCCAGTCTTCTAGGTTACCTAGAGATTCGAATATCACTTGGGTGGCGCTGGCGCCAAAGTTTGTTGGGGCTAAAGAAATAAAAGACCTCAGGCCGATTAGTATGGTGGGTTGTGTGTATAAGGTCATATCTAAG AAGATGGGCTTCGGGCATATATGGAAGGGGTGGATTAAGGAGTGTCTCTGCTCTGCGTCTATGTCGGTTATGATAAATGGGTCCCCCACTAAGCCTTTCAAGATGGAAAGGGGACTACGACAAGGAGACCCTTTATCTCCGTTTCTGTTTGTGCTAGTTCTTGATGTGCTACATAGGATGATTAGGGAGGCAGTGAGGAATGGCCGCATCTATCCACTTTTGGTTGGAAGGGATAACATTGAGCTGTCGCACTTACAGTTTGCAGATGATACCATTCTATTCTGTCCTACTGAGGAAGAGACTATCAGGAACTACAAGCGATTGTTACGTTGCTTTGAGCTGATGTCAGGGTTGAGTATCAATTTTGAGAAGGCTAGCTTCATTCCGGTTAACAGTGATCGGCATTGGGCGCGTAAGATGTGTCAGTTGCTGGGTTGCAAGGCGGAGTCTCTACCAGTCCGATATCTTGGCATTTCTCTTGGAGCAAACATGAGGCTTGTGAAGACTTGGAAACCGGTAATTGATAAGGTGGAAGACAAGTTAAGTCTGTGGAAAGCAAAGACCCTAAACAAAGCGGGTAAGCTGGTTCTTATTAAGTCTGTTCTGAATAGTTTGCCTATCTACTATCTTAGCCTATACAAGATGCCGAAGACGGTAGCGGAGAAGTTGATCTCACTCCAAAGGCGCTTTTTGTGGAGTAAAGAGAATGGGAGAAATGGGATACCACTAGTAAAATGGGAAGTGGTGATGGCTCCAAAAAAGGCAGGTGGTCTGGGAATTGGAGACGCAGTAATTCGGAATACAGCTTTGCTCTTTAAGTGGTGGTGGAGGTTCTCGAAAGAGGATTATCCCCTGTGGAAGAAAGTCGTCTGCTCCTGTAATAACTTGAATCCGAATGAGATGCTGTGTGGTCAGACTATACCTACAAGGGGGTTCTTGGAAGGATATTTGCCAGTTACAAATCAGTGA
- the LOC130955856 gene encoding cleavage stimulation factor subunit 50: MENNSWEQTLQDGKLYRHLNSLIVAHLRDSNLTQAASAVASATMTPLNVEAPPNKLLELVAKGLAVEKDDVFKGTLSSPFCDLGAPVLPTHPGATIIDFSAVPDIKGTSKSFPKHETRHLSEHKNIARCARFSPDGKFVATGSADTSIKLFEVSKIKQMLLPDAKDGPVRPVIRTFYDHIQPINDLDFHPQGTILVSGAKDQTMKFFDISKTNAKRAYRVIQDTHNVRSVSFHPSGDFLLAGTDHAIPHLYDINTFQCYLSANIPEVGPNGAINQVRYSCTGAMYVTASKDGVIRLWDGITANCVRSITGAHGTAEATSAIFTKDERFVLSCGKDSTIKLWEVGSGRLVKQYLGAMHTQLRCQAIFNETEEFILSIDELNNEIVIWDAMTTEKVAKWPSNHVGAPRWIDHSPTESAFISCGTDRSVRFWKETI, translated from the exons ATGGAGAACAATAGCTGGGAGCAGACTCTGCAAGATGGAAAACTCTATCGGCACCTCAATTCCCTAATCGTCGCTCATCTTCGCGACAGCAATCTTACTCAG gcTGCAAGTGCTGTAGCTTCAGCAACTATGACACCACTGAATGTGGAAGCTCCACCCAACAAGCTTCTTGAGCTGGTTGCTAAg GGTCTTGCAGTGGAGAAAGATGATGTTTTCAAAGGGACTTTGTCGTCTCCTTTTTGCGACTTGGGTGCACCCGTGCTGCCGACTCATCCTGGAGCTACCATCATTGATTTCAG TGCTGTGCCAGATATAAAAGGCACGTCTAAAAGCTTTCCAAAGCACGAGACACGACACCTTTCAGAGCACAAG AATATTGCCAGATGTGCTAGATTTAGTCCTGATGGGAAGTTTGTTGCGACTGGTAGTGCAGATACATCAATAAAGCTTTTTGAG GTTTCAAAGATCAAGCAAATGTTACTTCCAGATGCAAAGGATGGCCCTGTGCGGCCTGTAATTCGAACATTTTATGACCACATACAA CCAATAAATGATCTGGATTTTCATCCACAAGGTACCATCTTggtttctggagctaaagatcAAACAATGAA GTTTTTTGATATTTCTAAGACCAATGCAAAGAGAGCATACAGGGTTATACAG GATACACACAATGTTCGATCTGTATCGTTTCATCCTTCTGGAGACTTTCTTCTCGCAG GAACTGATCATGCAATTCCACATTTGTATGATATAAATACCTTCCAGTGTTATCTATCAGCAAACATTCCCGAGGTTGGCCCAAATGGAGCCATAAACCAG GTCAGATATTCTTGTACAGGTGCCATGTATGTTACGGCATCTAAAGATGGTGTTATTCGGTTGTGGGATGGCATCACTGCTAATTGTGTGCGCTCGATAACTGGAGCACATGGAACAGCTGAGGCTACAAGTGCAATTTTTACAAAGGATGAAAg GTTTGTGCTCTCCTGTGGTAAGGATTCTACCATAAAGCTTTGGGAAGTTGGTTCTGGAAGATTAGTCAAACAATATCTGGGAGCCATGCATACACAGCTAAGATGCCAG GCAATTTTCAACGAGACAGAAGAGTTTATTCTTTCCATAGATGAACTAAACAATGAG ATCGTTATCTGGGATGCAATGACAACAGAAAAAGTAGCAAAGTGGCCTTCTAATCATGTCGGCGCACCCCGCTGGATCGATCACTCGCCAACAGAGTCGGCTTTTATTTCCTGTGGAACTGATAGGTCAGTTAGGTTCTGGAAGGAAACTATATAA